From a single Pseudomonadota bacterium genomic region:
- a CDS encoding cupin domain-containing protein, translating into MMKHVHYSKVEKEPVELDGAEGVSVRWVINEADGAKNFAMRVFEVEADGRTPYHDHDWEHEVFILSGSGFVCAEGQDTSLVPGDVVFVPGGEKHNFKAGSKGLTFICLVPYQ; encoded by the coding sequence ATGATGAAGCATGTACATTATTCAAAGGTGGAGAAAGAGCCGGTGGAGCTGGACGGGGCCGAAGGAGTTAGTGTTCGCTGGGTCATCAATGAAGCGGATGGGGCAAAAAATTTTGCCATGCGGGTTTTTGAGGTTGAAGCCGATGGTCGGACTCCGTACCACGACCATGACTGGGAACATGAAGTATTCATCCTTTCCGGTAGTGGATTTGTCTGTGCTGAAGGTCAGGATACTTCTCTGGTGCCTGGGGATGTTGTTTTTGTCCCCGGTGGTGAAAAACACAATTTCAAGGCCGGATCTAAAGGGTTGACTTTTATCTGTCTGGTTCCTTATCAGTAG